One Hippoglossus stenolepis isolate QCI-W04-F060 chromosome 22, HSTE1.2, whole genome shotgun sequence DNA segment encodes these proteins:
- the LOC118101823 gene encoding inositol 1,4,5-triphosphate receptor associated 2 isoform X6, producing the protein MDYYTPQPSRRHNPVDSICRKLQTIQWRGDREPNSPFQIPKLSSSSYDSPQCGLRHNLEAILKKSALYRDEGERGKEKEKKEKVKEKGSGSGMPTSASSQKSSMGPAVPLSTPSTPARNPPTPANITYTITSTLGERRGADGSDLRQVKTWQKYCSTPTGQPKDSPYFTVTRGPVQSESERPSSSSPPLSRTFTPSLGTLSYNLNFCSAETTNSTECELSYPALVVKRLSMGDGVASENYRKENMAEISLICEENLLDTIFHACDTQRRGKVFVSHIVDYLRHTTSRSSEDSGLEELCNMLDPEQKDVSIDLDTYHAVMKEWIDDCRNNGEEPTNDLTQESVKVIDSLSAKRSMLLNMTSGSLEAFGGEASRVEFETSDLVYCVADLQMCNQKLQEEVRKLKQVVEGMEDTNQRLAEDNEHLRNQARVSQLLAQKEKLLKEEVEEMKATLSCTEEGRARASAHSKHVERENQSLIVRIGSLQEENFKVTMETDELQRRIAELCNINADLQVQIHSFDTVVGEKEAVIHERSKQIEELRAAVEEYSSITQLLRADKNKLESQVQMMHPDLAGAGLSLSVAYRLNQSTSGSLQTELALAQSPLETLHGADHLSTTMSVTSSLDETLDREVFLMLQGPSPEQMALEFKTLLNKLKRDFREELDSVLSTVRGLLDDHTQPKGNTDTGLQTVQAKLDARRADWALSLDQLAQYTDSLEKELIKMASNMRRSRTEILHLSVRVQEQENQKRQLCEELDQLKTPQDSREASCQTPAPEEEPGDGDGDLDWDEEFALQDFLKNELAEKNCRMQDGQADGRPEETGDKVTDRGEEEEGDERWMVVDTVVEGEIRDTSTPLSVLSGETRPGQSLEESQDTAACTESEAEVNSQSLQEEAAVLLGAHSQAVSIRHPEADALPAPSHSENNADVSEAAESPSENVSSSPEQDQTVTPGQTPPTAAEMVSPDNTSPGPETVTANESTQPTREDQEKKGEADSSTGDNMSCVQSLSQDQLADRSTAEDSTSLLPVLVEEEEESVQESTAEASTVAVSMEGTDRLDCTNSSNSSSPQSGAALTHATQSGSGTGSVTSDLGQSEDNAAIKDCGKNKRELEVSRSMEAIEEQKVLEDHSETGKTDGKKTETSMTSGALKDGRISLSPNDKEIEAEFQRLALGFKCDMFTMEKRLRLEERSRDLAEENVRREVSSCQGLLQALTPLCEDDNQSMEIILRLQKNLDILIQSMTRVSSRSEMLGAIHQESRIGKAVEVMIQHVENLRRMYTKEHAELLELRETLMQNERSFGSQTERDDFRGRGKTTSQYYKPSTRRVSIAAIPRTGGGNMHFDMSKTQDGSEAETERLTRRSPCPSPPASPTSTDPGVTQSLSHSLTSSREAAAAAVARGGRGLWLWLALLLVLAGLLALLASLVMQPAVDAAPVGTGDSWMTIQQLLWPYTGLRHNGQPPV; encoded by the exons ATGGACTATTACACGCCGCAGCCAAGTCGTCGACACAACCCAGTGGACAGCATCTGCCGCAAGCTGCAGACCATTCAGTGGCGTGGTGACCGAGAGCCCAATTCACCTTTCCAGATTCCCAAGCTTTCCTCGAGCAGCTACGACAGCCCCCAGTGTGGCCTCAGGCACAACCTGGAAGCCATCCTGAAGAAGAGCGCCCTCTACAGAGacgagggggagagggggaaggagaaggagaagaaggagaaggtaAAGGAGAAGGGGAGTGGGAGTGGGATGCCGACCTCTGCATCTTCCCAGAAGAGCAGCATGGGTCCCGCTGTCCCTCTGTCAACACCTTCCACGCCTGCACGCAACCCACCAACACCGGCTAACATCACGTACACTATCACCAGCACTCTGGGAGAGAGGCGAGGTGCAGATGGGAGCGATTTAAGACAAGTTAAGACGTGGCAGAAGTATTGTTCAACGCCCACAGGCCAACCCAAGGACTCCCCTTACTTCACAGTCACACGAGGACCTGTGCAGTCTGAGAGCGAgaggccgagcagcagcagcccgcCTCTGTCTCGCACCTTCACGCCCAGTCTCGGCACCCTCTCCTACAACCTCAACTTCTGCTCTGCGGAGACGACGAACTCCACAGAGTGCGAGCTGTCCTACCCTGCTCTGGTAGTGAAACGACTGTCCATGGGAGATGGAG TGGCCTCTGAAAACTACAGGAAGGAGAATATGGCAGAAATCAGCCTCATCTGCGAGGAGAATCTGCTCGATACCATCTTCCATGCTTGTGACACGCAGCGTcgag GTAAAGTGTTCGTGTCCCACATTGTGGACTACCTGCGGCACACCACCAGTCGAAGCTCAGAAGACAGCGGCCTGGAGGAGCTTTGCAACATGCTGGACCCGGAACAGAAAGACGTCTCCATTGACCTGGACACCTACCATGCGGTCATGAAGGAGTGGATTGACGACTGCAGGAACAACGG GGAAGAACCGACAAACGACCTCACTCAAGAGTCGGTCAAGGTCATTGACAGCCTGTCTG CCAAGAGGTCAATGCTGCTCAATATGACCTCAGGAAGCTTGGAGGCCTTCGGAGGGGAGGCATCCAGAGTAGAATT TGAAACGTCAGACCTGGTGTATTGCGTCGCTGACCTCCAGATGTGCAACCAAAAGCtccaggaggaggtgaggaagcTGAAGCAGGTGGTGGAGGGCATGGAGGACACCAACCAGAGGCTGGCGGAGGACAACGAGCATCTACGCAACCAGGCCAGGGT TAGCCAGCTGCTCGCCCAGAAGGAGAAACtgctgaaggaggaggtggaggagatgaaggcGACTCTGAGCTGTACAGAGGAGGGCAGAGCCCGCGCCTCCgcacacagcaaacatgtg gagagAGAAAACCAGAGTCTGATTGTCAGGATTGGTTCCCTTCAGGAGGAG AACTTCAAGGTCACCATGGAGACAGACgagctccagaggaggatagCCGAGCTGTGTAACATTAACGCTGACCTTCAG GTGCAAATCCACTCTTTTGATACTGTCGTTGGTGAGAAGGAGGCTGTGATACATGAG agaagcaaacagaTAGAAGAGCTGAGGGCCGCAGTGGAGGAATACTCCTCCATCACTCAG CTGCTGAGGGCAGACAAGAACAAGCTGGAGAGCCAGGTTCAGATGATGCATCCAGACCTCGCTGG GGCCGGCCTGTCCCTGTCGGTGGCCTACAGGTTGAACCAGAGCACCTCAGGATCCCTACAGACGGAACTGGCTCTGGCTCAGTCACCACTGGAG ACTCTTCATGGCGCTGACCATTTGTCCACGACTATGAGCGTCACCTCTTCGCTGGATGAGACGCTGGACAGAGAGGTGTTTCTGATGCTGCAGGGGCCCAGTCCCGAACAAATGGCGCTGGAGTTCAAGACACTACTGAACAAACTG AAAAGGGATTTCAGGGAAGAATTGGACTCGGTCTTATCTACGGTTAGAGGCTTGTTGGACGACCACACGCAGCCAAAGGGCAACACGGACACTGGTCTGCAg ACGGTGCAGGCCAAGCTGGATGCGAGGAGGGCGGACTGGGCCCTCAGCCTGGACCAGCTGGCCCAGTACACAGACTccctggagaaggagctgatcAAAATGGCCAGTAACATGAGGAGGTCCCGCACTGAGATCCTCCACCTCTCAGTCAG ggtgcaggagcaggagaaccAGAAGCGGCAGCTGTGTGAGGAGCTGGATCAGCTGAAGACGCCCCAGGACAGCAGAGAGGCCTCATGCCAGACGCCTGCACCAGAGGAAGAG cctggagatggagatggagaccTGGACTGGGACGAGGAGTTCGCCCTTCAAGACTTTTTAAAGAACGAGCTGGCGGAGAAGAACTGCCGGATGCAGGATGGGCAAGCAGATGGCAGGCCTGAGGAAACAGGGGATAAAGTGACggacagaggggaagaggaggaaggggacgAGAGGTGGATGGTGGTGGACACAGTGGTGGAGGGAGAGATCAGGGACACGTCGACTCCTCTGTCCGTCCTCTCTGGGGAGACCCGGCCCGGGCAGAGCTTGGAAGAGAGCCAAG ACACTGCAGCCTGCACCGAGTCAGAGGCGGAGGTGAACTCTCAATCTTTGCAG gaagaGGCAGCAGTGCTATTAGGCGCCcactcacaagctgtcagcatCAGACACCCAGAGGCGGATGCTCTCCCTGCTCCGTCCCACTCGGAGAACA ATGCAGACGTCTCTGAAGCTGCCGAGTCTCCCTCCGAAAATGTAAGCAGCTCACCTGAACAGGATCAAACTGTCACACCTGGTCAGACCCCTCCCACAGCAGCGGAGATGGTTTCCCCTGACAACACATCGCCTGGACCAGAGACCGTTACCGCTAATGAGAG CACCCAGCCGACCCGTGAGGACCAGGAGAAGAAAGGCGAGGCGGACTCGAGCACCGGAGACAACATGAGCTGTGTTCAG AGCCTGAGCCAGGACCAGCTGGCAGACAGATCGACAGCGGAGGACAG CACGAGCCTACTACCTGtgttggtggaggaggaggaggagagtgtgcAGGAGAGTACAGCCGAGGCTTCAACAGTAGCGGTCAGCATGGAAG GGACGGACCGACTCGACTGCACCAACTCATCCAACAGCAGCTCTCCTCAGTCGGGAGCGGCCCTAACACACGCCACCCAATCGGGGAGCGGCACGGGCAGCGTAACCTCTGACCTTGGCCAATCGGAGGATAATGCAGCCATAAAGGACTGTGGCAAAAATAAGAGGGAACTG GAGGTGTCACGCAGCATGGAGGCCATCGAGGAGCAGAAGGTTCTGGAGGACCACAGTGAGACCGGCAAGACCGATGGGAAGAAAA CTGAAACATCCATGACCTCTGGCGCCTTGAAAGACGGCAGGATCAG CCTGTCACCCAATGACAAAGAGATTGAG gcgGAGTTCCAGCGTCTGGCGTTGGGCTTCAAGTGCGACATGTTCACGATGGAGAAGAGACTGCGGCTGGAGGAGCGGTCACGTGACCTGGCTGAAGAGAACGTCCGCAGAGAGGTGTCCAGCTGCCAGGGGTTActgcag GCTTTGACTCCTCTGTGTGAGGATGACAACCAGTCCATGGAGATCatcctgagactccagaagaACCTGGACATCCTCATCCAGTCCATGACCAGGGTGTCCAGTCGCTCGGAGATGCTCGGAGCTATTCACCAG gAGAGTCGTATTGGAAAGGCCGTGGAGGTGATGATCCAGCACGTGGAGAACCTGAGGAGGATGTACACGAAGGAGCACGCCGAGCTGCTGGAACTGAGAGAGACGCTCATGCAGAACGAGAGGTCGTTCGGATCACAAACTGAAAGAG ACGATTTCCGTGGCAGGGGTAAGACAACATCACAGTACTACAAG CCATCAACCCGCCGGGTCAGCATAGCAGCGATCCCTCGCACTGGTGGAGGCAACATGCACTTTGACATG TCCAAAACACAAGACGGTTCAGAGGCTGAAACAGAGAGACTGACCAGGAGATCCCCGTG